The following proteins are encoded in a genomic region of Pseudodesulfovibrio mercurii:
- a CDS encoding holo-[acyl-carrier-protein] synthase, which produces MIKGTGIDLTELDRIQALWERYGERFVRKILTDREQAQLPRRNPVPRLAALFACKEAAVKALGTGFTEGIHCRCIEILHRPNGKPEIAFLGKGLERCERMGVTGAHVSMTHSRDAAAATVILEG; this is translated from the coding sequence ATGATCAAGGGAACGGGCATCGACCTGACGGAACTGGACCGCATCCAGGCCCTCTGGGAGCGGTACGGGGAACGGTTCGTGCGCAAGATTCTGACCGACCGGGAACAGGCGCAGCTCCCCAGGCGCAACCCGGTCCCGCGCCTGGCCGCCCTGTTCGCCTGCAAGGAGGCGGCGGTCAAGGCGCTGGGCACCGGCTTCACCGAGGGCATCCACTGCCGCTGCATCGAGATCCTGCACCGCCCGAACGGCAAGCCCGAGATCGCCTTCCTCGGCAAAGGGCTGGAGCGCTGCGAGCGCATGGGCGTGACCGGGGCGCACGTGTCCATGACCCATTCCCGCGACGCCGCCGCCGCCACCGTGATATTGGAAGGATAA
- a CDS encoding pyridoxine 5'-phosphate synthase, with protein MPVLVVNVDHVATLRQARRGIEPEPVTAAYMAEMAGATGIIVHLREDRRHIQDRDVELIKQTCNTRLHLEMAATDEMQGIALKIEPEMVCLVPEKRQELTTEGGLNCIGREAELKDFLAPIHEKGIRSSLFIDADPKQIEAAIATGTEFIEIHTGHYADAKEYDNRRVELEKILKSISLAKDIGLKVNLGHGLNYRNILNFKDVPGISEYSIGHAIMARAIYLGLDRAVRDMAELIRTFAD; from the coding sequence ATGCCGGTACTCGTTGTCAACGTCGATCATGTGGCCACCCTGCGCCAGGCCCGGAGGGGCATCGAACCCGAACCCGTGACCGCCGCCTATATGGCGGAGATGGCCGGGGCCACCGGCATCATCGTCCACCTGCGCGAAGACCGCCGCCACATCCAGGACCGCGACGTGGAGCTGATCAAGCAGACCTGCAACACCCGGCTGCACCTGGAAATGGCCGCCACGGACGAGATGCAGGGGATCGCCCTGAAGATCGAACCCGAGATGGTCTGCCTGGTCCCGGAAAAGCGCCAGGAGCTGACCACCGAGGGCGGCCTGAACTGCATCGGCCGCGAGGCCGAACTCAAGGACTTCCTGGCCCCCATCCACGAGAAGGGCATCCGCTCCAGCCTGTTCATCGACGCCGATCCCAAGCAGATCGAGGCGGCCATCGCCACGGGCACGGAGTTCATCGAGATCCACACCGGCCACTACGCCGACGCCAAGGAATACGACAACCGGCGGGTGGAGCTGGAAAAGATCCTCAAGTCCATCTCCCTGGCCAAGGACATCGGCCTCAAGGTCAACCTCGGCCACGGACTGAACTACCGCAACATCCTGAACTTCAAGGACGTGCCCGGCATCAGCGAATACTCCATCGGGCACGCCATCATGGCCCGGGCCATCTACCTGGGCCTGGACCGGGCGGTCCGGGACATGGCCGAACTGATCCGGACCTTCGCGGACTAG
- a CDS encoding UDP-glucose dehydrogenase family protein, with translation MNVCIVGTGYVGLVSAACFAEMGNDIFCVDVNPKVVETLESGKVHIFEPGLEDLVKRNTLQGRLHFTTDLGEGMRDAEVVFITVGTPQRADGSCDLKYVDAVAAEIGQKMTSPKIVVDKSTVPVGTADRVRGIIAGELEKRGETIGFDVVSNPEFLKEGDAVNDFMKPDRVIVGTGDEDSAKTIKALYAPFARSREKLIVMGVRSAEMTKYAANCMLATKISFINEVANICERVGADVSEVRAGIGSDSRIGYSFIYPGVGYGGSCFPKDVKALIDTAAEHGYEAKLIRSVDEVNNAQKLVLAEKIKAYFAPQGGVAGRTLALWGIAFKANTDDIREASAIEIIKELTAQGMKVRAFDPVANTRARAEIGHIENLEILDSQYEVLNGADALAVVTDWNQFRNPDFERIRGALSAPIIFDGRNLYVPERMGKAGFAYFSIGRTAVE, from the coding sequence ATGAATGTGTGCATCGTCGGAACCGGCTACGTCGGATTGGTGTCCGCGGCCTGCTTTGCCGAAATGGGAAACGATATTTTCTGCGTGGACGTCAATCCCAAGGTCGTGGAGACCCTGGAGAGCGGCAAGGTCCACATCTTCGAGCCCGGTCTCGAAGACCTGGTCAAGCGCAACACCCTGCAGGGCCGCCTGCATTTCACCACGGATCTCGGTGAGGGCATGCGCGACGCCGAGGTGGTCTTCATCACCGTGGGCACCCCGCAGCGGGCCGACGGCTCCTGCGACCTCAAGTACGTGGACGCCGTGGCCGCCGAGATCGGCCAGAAGATGACCTCGCCCAAGATCGTGGTGGACAAGTCCACCGTGCCCGTGGGCACCGCCGACCGGGTGCGCGGGATCATCGCGGGCGAACTGGAGAAGCGCGGCGAGACCATCGGGTTCGACGTGGTCTCCAACCCCGAGTTCCTCAAGGAAGGCGACGCGGTCAACGACTTCATGAAACCGGACCGGGTCATCGTCGGCACCGGGGACGAGGATTCGGCCAAGACCATCAAGGCCCTGTACGCGCCCTTCGCCCGCAGCCGCGAAAAGCTCATCGTCATGGGCGTGCGTTCGGCCGAGATGACCAAGTACGCGGCCAACTGCATGCTGGCCACCAAGATTTCCTTCATCAACGAAGTGGCCAACATCTGCGAGCGGGTCGGAGCGGACGTGTCCGAGGTCCGCGCGGGCATCGGCTCGGATTCGCGCATCGGCTACTCCTTCATCTACCCCGGCGTGGGCTACGGCGGGTCCTGCTTTCCCAAGGACGTCAAGGCGCTCATCGACACGGCCGCCGAACACGGCTACGAGGCCAAGCTGATCCGCTCCGTGGACGAGGTCAACAACGCCCAGAAGCTGGTCCTGGCCGAGAAGATCAAGGCCTACTTCGCGCCCCAGGGCGGCGTCGCGGGCCGCACCCTGGCCCTGTGGGGCATCGCCTTCAAGGCCAACACCGACGACATCCGCGAGGCCTCGGCCATCGAGATCATCAAGGAACTGACCGCCCAGGGCATGAAGGTCCGGGCCTTCGACCCGGTGGCCAACACCCGCGCCCGGGCCGAGATCGGCCACATCGAGAACCTTGAGATCCTGGACAGCCAGTACGAGGTGTTGAACGGGGCGGACGCCCTGGCCGTGGTCACGGACTGGAACCAGTTCCGCAACCCGGACTTCGAGCGCATCAGGGGCGCCCTGAGCGCGCCGATCATCTTCGACGGCCGCAACCTGTACGTGCCCGAACGCATGGGCAAGGCCGGGTTCGCCTACTTCTCCATCGGCCGCACCGCTGTGGAATAG
- a CDS encoding chemotaxis protein CheW, producing MRTEVEDILDVEEGEADQELIQLVTFSIGDEEFGVNILQVQEIIRTMEITNVPRAPEFVEGVINLRGKVIPIVDMRRRFGLRSKEHDKYTRIIVIEIEMIIVGFVVDAVSEVLRIPANSVQPPPPVVAGMDADYIDGVGKLEDRLLILLDLDSLLDNEEKEALGTV from the coding sequence ATGAGAACGGAAGTTGAAGACATCCTCGACGTCGAAGAGGGCGAGGCCGATCAGGAGCTGATCCAGCTGGTGACCTTCAGCATCGGCGACGAGGAGTTCGGGGTCAACATCCTCCAGGTCCAGGAGATCATCCGGACCATGGAGATCACCAACGTGCCCCGCGCGCCCGAGTTCGTGGAAGGCGTCATCAACCTGCGCGGCAAGGTCATCCCCATCGTGGACATGCGCCGCCGTTTCGGGCTCAGGTCCAAGGAGCACGACAAGTACACCCGGATCATCGTCATCGAGATCGAGATGATCATCGTCGGGTTCGTGGTCGATGCCGTGTCCGAGGTCCTGCGCATCCCGGCCAACTCCGTGCAGCCGCCGCCGCCCGTTGTGGCCGGCATGGACGCGGACTACATCGACGGCGTGGGCAAGCTCGAGGATCGGCTGCTCATTCTGCTCGACCTGGATTCGCTCCTCGACAACGAGGAAAAGGAAGCCCTGGGCACCGTCTAG
- the mfd gene encoding transcription-repair coupling factor, with protein sequence MPASHPKDIADFMKGTVDSVRIFKSGPGSQALLAGSLLAGGSDVVLVVPGATEFKEMQALLTLLSRGAPGGIERPAWEREWVFLPPYLPRNPESSGWSERWAALYGLVYRDGPRGVLMTADNLLPHWPDEKVLRENWVALTRGEEMSPDILLEQLVSWGYVRRKLVAEPGDMAMRGDILDIHAPGYELPLRLEFFGDVLEEIRLFDPASQRSKADLTEAVLLPVAPCITSGDRGFRARDQWEKLRRTGEISAVQEQALSERLDVNDGFIWPGLYYDAPVGLETFLPGEAAWLLSSGGSLRARLEDREQAWRDFLKDEERDKGVSLPRRFVIRSHDVARKAWSSARQLVFEELTIGREKSGIDLPETPYSDFTDIFWRPEASRRPWAALMAGLKEWQSAGETTILSFRTQRSRTKFLNLAEQESLPITMEYVPDRTGLFALVSPLRKGMDIGWSRTRILGEEVLQPQAARAHERRDKAFKGLERYDDLTEGDLLVHRDYGLSQFGGLHHMSIGEGANDYLLLYFSGEDKLYLPVDRLNLVERFKGPEGAKAPSLDKLGGSRWAKTTAKVRKAIEKIALELVEMYAFRRVAKGYGYGPLDEMYAEFEATFGFEETPDQEKAVNDVFRDMEKAEPMDRLVCGDVGFGKTEVALRAAFRAALEGRQTALLCPTTVLAEQHYQTFLKRMEGFPVRVGLLSRFVSAKRQKTVLEAASRGEIDILIGTHRILSKDVELPNLGLLILDEEQRFGVKHKEKLKHFRQNIDVLTLTATPIPRTLQLSLSGIRGLSVIETPPVDRKPVETGIMEREELELKAVLRRELDRGGQVYWVYNRVNGLERVAEFVRGLVPDARVGMAHGRMSEKGLEEAMRDFWHGELDVLVCTSIVESGLDFPNANTLIVDQAQLFGLGQLYQLRGRVGRSERQAYAYFVVPSIKDISEIVRKRLRIILDMDYLGAGFKVAMEDLRLRGAGNILGEAQSGQIAKVGLELFLEMLEEEVARLRGEEYARASDTELNFVFEAHIPGGYIPDSRERLRYYRGLSSAATDMELREFEAEIRDRFGPLPEALDAFFGVLRIKRTLSRMQAARAELYPGRMVITWKDNAMAVNPERLIRWVGERGETARLIPPAKLEIRYDDAHSMREALESTAADLEGMLDAETAPRDGR encoded by the coding sequence ATGCCAGCCAGCCATCCCAAGGACATAGCCGATTTCATGAAGGGGACCGTGGATTCGGTCCGCATCTTCAAGAGCGGGCCGGGCTCCCAGGCCCTGCTGGCGGGGTCCCTGCTGGCGGGCGGCTCGGACGTGGTCCTGGTGGTCCCCGGGGCCACAGAGTTCAAGGAGATGCAGGCCCTGCTGACCCTGCTGTCGCGCGGCGCGCCCGGCGGGATCGAGCGGCCCGCCTGGGAGCGGGAGTGGGTCTTCCTGCCGCCGTACCTCCCGCGCAACCCGGAATCCTCGGGCTGGAGCGAGCGGTGGGCCGCCCTGTACGGGCTGGTCTACCGGGACGGCCCGCGCGGCGTGCTTATGACCGCCGACAACCTCCTGCCGCACTGGCCCGACGAGAAGGTCCTGCGCGAGAACTGGGTCGCCCTGACCAGGGGCGAGGAGATGTCCCCGGACATCCTCCTGGAACAGCTGGTCTCCTGGGGGTACGTGCGCCGCAAACTCGTGGCCGAGCCCGGCGACATGGCCATGCGCGGCGACATCCTGGACATCCACGCGCCGGGTTACGAACTGCCCCTGCGGCTGGAGTTCTTCGGCGACGTGCTCGAGGAAATCCGTCTGTTCGATCCGGCCTCCCAGCGCTCCAAGGCGGACCTGACCGAGGCCGTGCTTCTGCCCGTGGCCCCGTGCATCACCTCCGGCGACCGGGGGTTCCGCGCCAGGGACCAGTGGGAGAAGCTGCGTCGGACCGGCGAGATATCCGCCGTCCAGGAGCAGGCCCTGTCCGAGCGGCTGGACGTGAACGACGGGTTCATCTGGCCCGGCCTGTACTACGACGCGCCCGTGGGCCTCGAGACCTTTCTGCCGGGCGAAGCGGCCTGGCTGCTCTCCTCGGGCGGGTCCCTTCGGGCTCGGCTTGAGGATCGCGAGCAGGCGTGGCGCGATTTTCTGAAGGACGAGGAGCGCGACAAGGGCGTCAGCCTGCCCCGTCGCTTCGTCATCCGCTCCCACGACGTGGCCCGCAAGGCGTGGAGTTCCGCCCGCCAGCTGGTCTTCGAGGAGCTGACCATCGGCCGGGAGAAGAGCGGCATCGACCTGCCCGAGACCCCGTACAGCGACTTCACGGACATCTTCTGGCGGCCCGAGGCCTCGCGGCGGCCGTGGGCGGCCCTCATGGCCGGGCTCAAGGAGTGGCAGAGCGCGGGCGAGACCACCATCCTGAGTTTCCGCACCCAGCGCTCAAGGACCAAGTTCCTGAACCTGGCCGAGCAGGAGAGCCTGCCCATCACCATGGAGTACGTGCCGGACCGGACCGGCCTGTTCGCCCTGGTCTCGCCCCTGCGCAAGGGCATGGACATCGGCTGGAGCCGCACGCGCATCCTGGGCGAGGAGGTCCTCCAGCCCCAGGCGGCACGGGCGCACGAGCGGCGCGACAAGGCCTTCAAGGGGCTGGAGCGCTACGACGACCTGACCGAGGGCGACCTGCTGGTCCACCGGGACTACGGGTTGTCCCAGTTCGGCGGCCTGCACCACATGTCCATCGGCGAGGGGGCCAACGATTACCTGCTCCTGTATTTTTCGGGCGAGGACAAGCTCTACCTGCCCGTGGACCGGCTCAACCTGGTGGAGCGGTTCAAGGGCCCCGAGGGGGCCAAGGCGCCGTCCCTGGACAAGCTCGGCGGGTCGCGCTGGGCCAAGACCACGGCCAAGGTCCGCAAGGCCATCGAGAAGATTGCCCTGGAGCTGGTCGAGATGTACGCCTTCCGCCGGGTGGCCAAGGGGTACGGCTACGGCCCGCTGGACGAGATGTACGCCGAGTTCGAGGCCACCTTCGGCTTCGAGGAGACCCCGGACCAGGAAAAGGCCGTGAACGACGTGTTCCGCGACATGGAGAAGGCCGAGCCCATGGACCGGCTGGTCTGCGGCGACGTGGGCTTCGGCAAGACCGAGGTGGCCCTGCGCGCCGCCTTCCGCGCGGCCCTGGAAGGCCGCCAGACCGCGCTCCTGTGCCCGACCACGGTCCTGGCCGAGCAGCATTACCAGACCTTTCTCAAGCGCATGGAGGGGTTCCCGGTGCGCGTGGGGCTGCTCAGCCGATTCGTCTCGGCCAAGCGGCAGAAGACCGTGCTCGAGGCCGCCAGCCGGGGCGAGATCGACATCCTCATCGGCACGCACCGCATCCTGTCCAAGGACGTGGAGCTGCCCAATCTCGGCCTGCTCATCCTCGACGAGGAGCAGCGCTTCGGGGTCAAGCACAAGGAAAAGCTCAAGCATTTCCGGCAGAACATCGACGTCCTGACCCTGACAGCCACGCCCATCCCCCGGACCCTGCAACTGTCCCTGTCCGGCATCCGGGGGCTGTCCGTCATCGAGACCCCGCCCGTGGACCGCAAGCCCGTGGAGACGGGCATCATGGAGCGCGAGGAGCTGGAGCTCAAGGCGGTCCTGCGCCGGGAGCTGGACCGGGGCGGCCAGGTCTACTGGGTCTACAACCGGGTCAACGGGTTGGAGCGGGTGGCCGAGTTCGTGCGCGGCCTGGTCCCGGACGCCAGGGTGGGCATGGCCCACGGCCGCATGAGCGAGAAGGGGCTGGAGGAGGCCATGCGCGACTTCTGGCATGGGGAGCTGGACGTGCTCGTGTGCACCTCCATCGTGGAGTCCGGCCTGGACTTCCCCAACGCCAACACGCTCATCGTGGACCAGGCCCAGCTCTTCGGCCTGGGCCAGCTCTACCAACTGCGCGGCAGGGTGGGGCGGAGCGAGCGCCAGGCCTATGCGTATTTCGTGGTCCCGTCCATCAAGGATATTTCCGAAATCGTGCGCAAACGCTTGCGCATCATTCTGGACATGGATTATCTGGGGGCAGGATTCAAGGTGGCCATGGAGGACTTGCGCCTTCGCGGCGCAGGCAATATCCTGGGCGAGGCCCAGTCCGGGCAGATCGCCAAGGTCGGCCTCGAACTCTTCCTCGAGATGCTCGAGGAGGAGGTCGCCCGCTTGCGCGGCGAGGAGTACGCCCGGGCGTCGGACACGGAGCTCAACTTTGTGTTCGAGGCGCATATTCCCGGCGGGTACATCCCGGATTCACGGGAGCGGCTGCGCTACTACCGGGGTCTGTCCTCGGCCGCCACGGACATGGAACTGCGCGAATTCGAGGCGGAGATTCGCGACCGGTTCGGCCCGCTGCCCGAGGCGCTGGACGCCTTCTTCGGGGTGCTGCGCATCAAGCGGACCCTGTCGCGGATGCAGGCGGCCAGGGCGGAACTCTATCCCGGCCGGATGGTCATCACCTGGAAGGACAACGCCATGGCGGTCAATCCCGAACGGCTCATCCGCTGGGTCGGCGAGCGGGGGGAGACCGCCCGGCTCATTCCCCCGGCCAAGCTGGAAATCCGATACGACGACGCGCACTCCATGCGGGAGGCGCTGGAATCCACCGCCGCGGACCTGGAAGGCATGCTCGATGCCGAAACCGCGCCGCGGGACGGACGATAA
- a CDS encoding peptidylprolyl isomerase: protein MKRHTAILLLLAALLVGCTGDTDDIGIVARVNGAPIHLSQLEFQHDQFQEDSVGAYVPSVEKLRREYGEILSDLIVQELVVQELARRDLSVTDEELRKAEDAVRADYPEGAFDQVLVEEYIDLKSWRTQLRYYLAQKKFFQQVLRPQIKIDYKEAEKYYRDHISDFYLPESMRILVVRGPSRELVVKAVDKYLKDHDQMSLATAFGEVETREVVVREGRLSAPWRTALTGLKPGQASDVLTDRFGFEALVLLERSEAKVLPPAQAYPLVEEALLEKKMESAFEEWLSATLAKADIQVSEHLLESASKPGEGDSGGSDAVTEEPEEPADQTMDQVPPPDVSRDDMRQDDGEGQDPADEAIPMDQVGTDSGI from the coding sequence ATGAAACGTCACACAGCCATATTGTTATTGTTGGCGGCCCTGCTGGTCGGCTGCACCGGGGACACGGACGACATCGGCATCGTGGCCCGGGTCAACGGCGCGCCCATCCACCTCAGCCAGCTGGAGTTCCAGCACGACCAGTTCCAGGAGGACAGCGTCGGGGCCTACGTGCCGAGCGTGGAGAAGCTGCGCCGGGAGTACGGCGAGATCCTGTCCGACCTCATCGTCCAGGAGCTGGTGGTCCAGGAGCTGGCCCGCCGCGACCTGTCCGTGACCGACGAGGAGCTGCGCAAGGCCGAGGACGCGGTGCGCGCCGATTACCCCGAGGGGGCCTTCGACCAGGTCCTGGTGGAGGAATACATCGACCTCAAGTCCTGGCGGACGCAGCTGCGCTACTACCTGGCCCAGAAGAAGTTCTTCCAGCAGGTCCTCAGGCCGCAGATCAAGATCGACTACAAGGAAGCGGAGAAGTACTACCGCGACCACATCTCCGACTTCTACCTGCCCGAGAGCATGCGCATCCTGGTGGTGCGCGGCCCGAGTCGCGAGCTGGTGGTCAAGGCGGTGGACAAATATCTCAAGGACCACGACCAGATGAGCCTGGCCACCGCCTTCGGCGAGGTCGAGACCCGCGAGGTGGTGGTCCGCGAAGGGCGGCTGTCCGCCCCCTGGCGCACCGCCCTGACCGGGCTCAAGCCGGGCCAGGCCAGCGATGTGCTGACCGACCGCTTCGGCTTCGAGGCCCTGGTCCTGCTCGAACGCAGCGAGGCCAAGGTCCTGCCTCCGGCCCAGGCCTACCCCCTGGTGGAGGAGGCCCTGCTCGAGAAGAAGATGGAGAGCGCCTTCGAGGAATGGCTCTCCGCCACCCTGGCCAAGGCGGACATCCAGGTCAGCGAGCATCTCCTGGAATCCGCGTCCAAGCCGGGAGAGGGCGACTCGGGTGGTTCGGACGCCGTGACCGAGGAACCGGAGGAACCGGCGGACCAGACCATGGACCAGGTCCCGCCGCCGGACGTGAGCCGGGACGACATGCGTCAGGACGACGGAGAAGGCCAGGACCCGGCCGACGAGGCCATCCCCATGGACCAGGTCGGCACGGATTCGGGGATCTGA
- a CDS encoding SurA N-terminal domain-containing protein, with amino-acid sequence MLLICPLTAQAEDVVVDRILVKINDSIVTQYDLDQEMKPVYDQIKDRKLTAREQTQLEGLRRQALDKLVNDVLIQQEIKRFSVEVSDENIDKEIERVRTERKLTLEEFQQMVAQDGLSMEEFRSRLKKLLEKQELIGHMVNSKVVVTDSEIQQEYEARKDDYSMGKMVELAIILLPSEVSPVEVRERITSGEMTFAEAVAKYSVGPGKESGGSIGELSWEDLADDWQNALKGVSVGGVSTPLTIQNHQALLSPVKINEDRIVPLEDVRDDIYKDLMQKKRETVFTDYFNKLKQSAVIIYMDDAPKTDNGVTQ; translated from the coding sequence ATGCTCCTGATATGTCCGCTGACGGCGCAGGCCGAGGATGTGGTCGTGGACCGCATCCTGGTGAAGATCAACGACTCCATCGTCACCCAGTACGACCTGGACCAGGAGATGAAGCCCGTCTACGACCAGATCAAGGACCGCAAGCTGACCGCCCGTGAACAGACGCAATTGGAGGGACTGCGCAGGCAGGCCCTGGACAAGCTCGTCAACGACGTGCTCATCCAGCAGGAAATCAAGCGGTTTTCCGTCGAGGTCTCGGACGAGAACATCGACAAGGAGATCGAGCGGGTCCGCACCGAGCGCAAGCTGACCCTGGAGGAGTTCCAGCAGATGGTCGCCCAGGACGGCCTGTCCATGGAGGAGTTCCGGTCGCGGCTCAAGAAACTGCTCGAGAAGCAGGAGCTCATCGGCCACATGGTCAACAGCAAGGTCGTGGTCACGGACTCGGAGATCCAGCAGGAGTACGAGGCGCGCAAGGACGACTACTCCATGGGCAAGATGGTCGAGCTGGCCATCATCCTCCTGCCGTCCGAGGTCTCTCCCGTGGAGGTGCGCGAACGCATCACCAGCGGCGAGATGACTTTTGCCGAGGCCGTGGCCAAGTACAGCGTCGGTCCGGGCAAGGAGAGCGGCGGGTCCATCGGCGAACTGAGCTGGGAGGACCTGGCCGACGACTGGCAGAACGCCCTCAAGGGCGTGTCCGTGGGCGGCGTGAGCACGCCGCTGACCATCCAGAACCATCAGGCCCTGCTGTCGCCCGTCAAGATCAACGAGGACCGCATCGTTCCGCTTGAGGACGTGCGCGACGACATCTACAAGGATTTGATGCAGAAGAAGCGGGAGACGGTCTTCACGGACTATTTCAACAAACTGAAGCAGAGCGCGGTGATCATCTACATGGACGACGCGCCCAAGACCGATAATGGAGTAACCCAATGA
- a CDS encoding helix-turn-helix domain-containing protein, translated as MTFQELGETLQREREAQGLTVKAVMDATKISRVVILALENGDRSALPHPVYTKGFVKSYARLLGLDPDELSMVVDREYQMEPPQAGDLSYDVAPNAEKAFQDNDPAAGRRGRSVWPTLLIVLALAGAAIILALNLNKGKITGTQAPAPVPAEESVQPAAPEGVAPEAAPADGRTAPENVPGIAPEPTPAEEQGGAAQTGQAPTVAPESAPAATESAPAQPAEQAATAQAPAQVPAAPPARAPARTDAADEEAAITQEGTPAEPNYDHVVIIRATSDKGCWIGVWRGDETKMARDFVLRKGEPLRLMFNSPRRIRIGNVSGVTVTYNGNPYDLDLAKGNIQTLLFGM; from the coding sequence ATGACATTTCAGGAACTCGGCGAAACGCTGCAGCGTGAACGCGAGGCCCAGGGCCTGACCGTCAAGGCGGTCATGGACGCCACCAAGATCAGCCGCGTCGTCATCCTCGCCCTGGAGAACGGTGACCGCTCGGCCCTGCCGCATCCCGTGTATACCAAGGGGTTCGTCAAGAGCTACGCCCGGCTGCTCGGGCTCGACCCGGACGAATTGTCCATGGTCGTGGACCGCGAGTACCAGATGGAGCCTCCCCAGGCCGGGGATCTTTCCTACGACGTGGCCCCCAACGCCGAAAAGGCCTTTCAGGACAACGATCCGGCGGCGGGACGGCGCGGACGGTCCGTGTGGCCCACCCTGCTCATCGTCCTGGCCCTGGCCGGTGCGGCGATCATCCTGGCCCTGAATCTGAACAAGGGCAAGATCACGGGCACCCAGGCCCCGGCCCCGGTTCCGGCCGAGGAGTCGGTCCAGCCCGCCGCGCCCGAGGGCGTGGCCCCGGAGGCGGCGCCCGCCGACGGCCGGACCGCCCCCGAAAACGTGCCCGGCATCGCTCCCGAGCCGACTCCGGCAGAGGAGCAGGGCGGGGCGGCGCAGACCGGCCAGGCTCCGACCGTGGCCCCGGAATCCGCTCCGGCGGCGACCGAATCCGCTCCGGCGCAACCCGCGGAACAGGCCGCCACGGCCCAGGCCCCCGCCCAGGTCCCGGCGGCGCCCCCGGCCAGGGCTCCTGCCCGGACCGACGCGGCCGACGAGGAGGCCGCCATCACCCAGGAGGGCACGCCCGCCGAGCCCAACTACGACCACGTGGTGATTATCCGCGCCACTTCGGACAAGGGGTGCTGGATCGGCGTCTGGCGCGGGGACGAGACCAAGATGGCCCGCGACTTCGTGCTGCGCAAGGGCGAGCCCCTGCGGCTCATGTTCAACAGCCCGCGCCGCATCCGCATCGGCAACGTGTCCGGCGTGACCGTGACCTACAACGGCAATCCCTACGACCTGGACCTGGCCAAGGGCAACATCCAGACGCTTCTCTTCGGCATGTAA
- the recO gene encoding DNA repair protein RecO, with amino-acid sequence MSATEKALVLKTGRFREADVWVRLLTPSRGIFNGFAFGGSRSRRRFVGCLDPLSHVLFTIGTNKTGAYTVLEEGTLLHNFPEVRKDPARTGLAVNCVKFVEAVEIDPSDAKPAYDLLLETLHMLEAGGGSSDFTPWLFRARLAFDLGFTPDFLRCGVCGRPLSCECGHRFGVERGQVACRTCLSDGKPLEGLARPISAGVLRALDWIQHSRPSDWASVSMDNEVRRQASQLIELFVAYHLGLSWEGGMYKKV; translated from the coding sequence ATGAGCGCCACCGAGAAAGCCCTCGTACTCAAGACCGGGCGTTTTCGGGAGGCCGACGTATGGGTCCGTCTGCTGACCCCGTCGCGCGGCATCTTCAACGGGTTCGCCTTCGGCGGCAGCCGTTCGCGACGCCGCTTCGTGGGCTGTCTCGACCCCCTGAGCCACGTCCTCTTCACCATCGGAACCAACAAGACCGGCGCGTACACGGTCCTCGAAGAGGGGACCCTGCTGCACAATTTTCCCGAGGTCCGCAAGGACCCGGCGCGCACCGGCCTGGCCGTCAACTGCGTCAAGTTCGTGGAGGCGGTGGAGATCGATCCGTCCGACGCCAAACCGGCCTACGACCTGCTTCTGGAGACCCTGCACATGCTCGAGGCGGGCGGCGGGAGCAGCGACTTCACGCCCTGGCTCTTCCGGGCCAGGCTGGCCTTCGACCTGGGCTTCACGCCCGACTTCCTGCGCTGCGGGGTGTGCGGCCGCCCCCTGTCCTGTGAATGCGGCCACCGCTTCGGCGTGGAGCGCGGCCAAGTGGCCTGTCGCACTTGTCTTTCGGACGGGAAACCGTTAGAGGGACTTGCTCGGCCGATTTCCGCCGGGGTGCTGCGCGCCCTGGACTGGATTCAGCACAGCCGGCCGTCCGACTGGGCCTCGGTGTCCATGGACAATGAAGTCCGCCGCCAGGCCAGTCAGTTGATCGAACTATTCGTCGCCTACCACCTGGGCCTGTCCTGGGAGGGCGGCATGTATAAAAAGGTATGA